A window of Candidatus Jettenia caeni contains these coding sequences:
- a CDS encoding CRISPR-associated protein, translating to MKQNYYIFNNGRLKRQENTIFFEKEDGSKSVIPIENTEALYAFGEIDFNTKLFNYLAQKGIPVHVFNYYGFYSGSYYPREYLNSGQLLVKQVSHYTSRQKRIAIARAFVDAASFNILKNLRYYSNRGKGLDEYINTIEGFKAQVDKVESVEELMGLEGNIRNTYYKAWPMIIDQEIKFERRVKQPPDNMINALISYLNSMVYTTCLDEIYHTQLSPLISYLHEPGDRRFSLSLDLAEIFKPIFSDRTIFTLLNRQQITETDFMTEVNLCYLNEKGRKVVIKEYDERLKTVITHKRLERQVSYRYLIRLECYKLVKHIIGEQEYEGFKIWW from the coding sequence ATGAAACAAAACTACTACATCTTTAACAACGGCCGCCTGAAACGGCAGGAGAATACGATCTTCTTTGAAAAGGAAGATGGCTCGAAGTCCGTTATCCCTATCGAGAATACAGAAGCCCTTTACGCCTTTGGGGAAATTGACTTCAATACGAAGCTCTTTAATTACCTGGCACAGAAGGGCATACCGGTACATGTCTTTAACTATTATGGATTTTATTCGGGTAGCTATTATCCGCGAGAATATTTAAACTCGGGACAACTCCTGGTAAAACAGGTGAGCCATTACACGAGCCGTCAAAAGAGGATTGCGATTGCAAGGGCGTTTGTGGATGCAGCCAGTTTTAATATCCTGAAGAATCTGAGATATTACAGTAACAGGGGCAAGGGATTAGACGAATATATTAATACGATTGAAGGATTCAAGGCGCAGGTCGATAAAGTAGAATCAGTTGAAGAGTTGATGGGACTTGAGGGGAATATCCGAAATACCTATTATAAGGCATGGCCTATGATTATTGACCAGGAGATAAAATTTGAACGCAGGGTGAAACAGCCGCCCGATAATATGATCAATGCCCTTATTTCATATCTGAACTCAATGGTCTATACAACATGTCTTGATGAAATATACCATACCCAGTTGAGCCCGCTTATCTCTTATCTCCATGAGCCGGGAGACCGCAGATTTTCGTTAAGTTTAGACCTGGCTGAAATATTTAAACCCATTTTTAGTGATAGAACGATATTTACCCTACTGAACAGACAGCAAATTACCGAGACGGACTTTATGACGGAAGTAAATCTCTGTTATCTTAATGAGAAGGGAAGAAAGGTTGTAATTAAGGAATATGATGAAAGGCTGAAAACCGTAATAACCCATAAGAGACTTGAAAGGCAGGTTTCTTATCGGTACTTAATAAGACTGGAATGTTATAAGCTGGTTAAGCATATTATTGGTGAGCAGGAGTATGAGGGGTTTAAAATTTGGTGGTGA
- a CDS encoding CRISPR-associated protein: protein MYVIAVYDVDQKRCGKMLKLCRSYLHHIQNSVFEGEITEGKLEELKVSAKKIMNEDDEDSLILFKSRNEKWLDKEIVGSEKRSVDNIL, encoded by the coding sequence ATGTATGTAATCGCCGTTTACGATGTAGATCAAAAGAGGTGTGGAAAGATGTTGAAGCTGTGCAGGAGTTATCTTCACCATATCCAAAATTCTGTATTTGAAGGAGAGATTACCGAAGGCAAGTTGGAAGAGTTGAAGGTAAGTGCCAAAAAGATAATGAATGAAGACGATGAGGATTCGCTCATTTTATTTAAGTCAAGAAATGAAAAATGGCTGGATAAGGAGATCGTTGGTTCTGAAAAAAGATCTGTGGACAATATACTTTAG